From one Gossypium hirsutum isolate 1008001.06 unplaced genomic scaffold, Gossypium_hirsutum_v2.1 scaffold_164, whole genome shotgun sequence genomic stretch:
- the LOC121226409 gene encoding histidine biosynthesis bifunctional protein hisIE, chloroplastic, translating to MTYLLIIIYLWKPDGPTCYTGSETCYFTSIGDLFKEQEVEETNLALTTLYSLEATISKRELELAGKHGKPSWTKRLLLDENFLCSKIREEADELCRMLEEKKDSSCIASKMADVIYHAMVLLRRKDVKIENVLEVLRRRFSQSGIEEKQSRASTES from the exons ATGACATATTTGTTGATT ATAATTTACCTTTGGAAGCCTGATGGTCCTACCTGCTACACAGGGTCAGAGACATGCTATTTCACATCAATAGGTGATTTGTTTAAGGAGCAAGAA GTTGAAGAAACTAACTTGGCATTGACAACTTTATACTCATTAGAGGCTACAATTTCCAAAAGAGAGTTAGAGTTAGCAGGGAAACATGGAAAGCCTTCGTGGACTAAACGGCTCTTACTTGATGAAAACTTCTTGTGCTCAAAAATCCG GGAAGAAGCAGATGAGTTGTGCCGAATGCTGGAGGAGAAAAAGGACAGTTCATGCATTGCCTCAAAAATGGCAGATGTGATCTACCATGCTATGGTTTTGCTAAGGCGCAAAGATGTAAAGATAGAAAATGTTCTAGAAGTTCTTCGGCGAAGATTCTCTCAATCGGGTATAGAGGAGAAGCAAAGCCGTGCATCAACCGAGAGTTAA